The Argiope bruennichi chromosome 9, qqArgBrue1.1, whole genome shotgun sequence nucleotide sequence TCCATTCAGTTAAGTcaggattgatatttttttccgtCCAATCcgtaataaataaagattttgagtAGCTCATTTTTTTTAGGTTCTCTAAACCCACTCTGTATATGttcatagtaataataataatttaaaaaaaacattcaatatacTTGCATGGGAACGATTAAACACCACCGCCAAGTTTCCACAGATTGAATATTACTATTCCCACCAGAGAAATTTATtctcttataaagaaaaaaacggGAGCGACTGGGTTGCCACACAAATctgaaagagggaaaaaaaagtccctattttttttcttcctgtacGTATATTTAAGATAGGAAAAAATGCACGAATAGCACTCATGCattagttataatggaatatgaTTTTAAAGAGTGGAAAAGCAAAGGAaacaataatttaacattattccaaataatagcatattaaaagaaggctttatctttatttattactagccgcctttggcgaccagccagttcgccaatcttaatgcacattaaaattttaataattaaatattttatggaactcccattttaattgcttcttcattaaaatattttaaaacttcaaattttaaaagtcatataattcactcataatattataaaggccttcagccataacgtaatatgtatctctctaattttctgttagcacccgtagaatgtatgctttaaattaaagtggaaatgattaaactgcaattaatataataatatttttttttactgaaacgaagcatttttttaaaaaatatgagtactaaaaacagagtcgctgagtatttaaagcttatgggcactaaagaatatttttcttaatttatataatatctcaagaagttttcaacaaaattttctcagattcatcatgaacagatcgattaattaacaatgtttagttttaagtgcatcaaactctaaaaaaataaacagaatcgtttgaaataatctgtcgaaaacatgttaaaccttcaaaaccaagtccgtatccattaaaaatagttgtcaacaatcagaacacaattagcatgcgtgaattttcaacgccaattatgttaacgcaaatgcgtgaattttctactccagttggggtaacgctatgcagattagaaatttttaatttcctttattctgtcttatttttattcaaaagtacttcagaatgaatctgaaagatcgattaattagcaatgtttaatcttaaatgcatcaaacattaagaaaataaacagaatcgtttgaaataagcggccgaaaatatgttaagcctattcTCTTtagagtgggggaaaaaaaaaaaaaacctgaagtcTTACTcctttggcggtggggaaaggaagatttttttggcgggaaagtaatttttaattaataattaaaattctaattaaaaattcaaaaaagtgacCCCaaatgcacattcccgaccttcaaggtatgcatgtgccaaatttggtagctgtgggtcgaacggtctggtctgtagagcacacacatacatacatagagctttatataagtatagactaGAATTTATCAAGACAAAATGTATATATTAGGTGTGAGGATATATTATCTCTCGTGCTCTTTAATTGTAAACAACAAAGAATTAAGGACTCGAGTGAAatgaaacacaaaacatttttgttaacaTGATACAAAAACATTACGAagcaagattttattattattatttatttattcatttttgcaagTATTTGGACTTCAGTTTTTGCaacttctgcagatttttcaacCATCAGTTTCATTGAGCTAATGGAACCTAATCCATAACAAGGTACACCATTTCTCTATGGCCTAATgtacatttttaactatttcactttcagtgaacatatgtgaaaataattccgatatattattgaatgaattaaagaaCGAATGTGACACAAGAATTTTTAATGTCCATAAAAATTCagcattaaattattgttcttaaacTAAAGCGttcgaaatcggtttattttcaaacattaaatctTACGTTTTCGGATTTGATGTGTCATTCCTTTTAGATATAAGTTTAGCATCAATGATTCTTTTGAACTAGCACACAATCTTGTATGCTTTCCTTTTTTGGCATGACTAATAAGTGCCTGTTTTTCCATGTTACTTAGGCTTATAAGCTTCTTACAAAGAGAGCAGTAAGCAACAAATTGCTTTTAGTGGAACTTCTCAaacccattcagcaaaatcaggattgattttttttatccgtccAATTCGTATTACATACGGATTTTGAGCagttcattgatttaaaaataatccttaatcTACTTTGAACAAGCGCAGTTTCACAAATCAATCAATAAACTCAAGTTTAATTGACAAAACATCGCCGCAGATTGAATGTTGCTACTCCCGCAGGAGAAATATATCTTATTCTTTCAAACATTTACAAGTCTCGAGCATGCTCATTAGCTGCGATTTGAGAATGTCACGGAAAAAGAACAACTGTCTCGCAAATCGAAACTGGaatgatctatacagaaaaaaaggggAGCGAGAAAAAAGTAAGTttccgcattttttttaaaggctatgactacaattttttatttttgcaaactttaGGGGTCggcatttttttttggggggggggacagaattcaaaatttgtttttatagaaattttcctgttttttaaaagactatttttaaaCTGACTGTTCTCCCAGTCGTGCGGCAACCTTGGAgcaagtacaaaataaataaataaaggagttTTTTTGAGATGACACAGTCGCGAATGATTGTATTTCGTTTTTGAAGGTATGGCTAACAGTCTTTTattcttcaaatgtttaaaaagattGACATTTTTTAgatgcggaaaaaaaaaaaaaaaaaaaagaaagaaaaaaaaaaaaaaacataaaaatcccTGTACTTTCatggtttttatgaaaattttcagttttccttgttttttagatgatttttaaattccctgtattttcaaTGTATTCTCTGCAAACAAATCAAATGTAATCCAAATGTTTGACCAGACATGTCATTTAGCCTATTTAgtagaaaaatgtcttttttagtgattttttaatttattttccttacaaaaaaattgttacaaatcaaattttactcCACTATTACCCTATCTTGATGTGTTTAACGCTATTTAAAAGGATTATCTTGAAATGTATCCTTTACGTTAATTTGGGATTAACAGATTAAATTCACTGAACAAGAATTATGAACTtctgtattttaaacaaaaatctctGTTTGGAAATAAGAATATCTGtgataaaatttccttaaaaaatatttaactactttATGACATTCAATTCATCAAATGCAtagcaataaaatgttaataacacTGAAATCACAATTTAGCTGTATATATTAAAGAAACTACTCGtgaaagaaataatatcaaaattaatgtcaaacattttattttctagaaaagttTACATTATGTATTCAACAATTTCCATAGAAATGGTCATTCGGAAGTGAATTATCTACAATAGAGTCTACATGCAAAGCACAGCAGTAAAATTGATCTCTGAATCCATTTCCGCAGGaaacttagaaaaatataaacagatttttttgtaaagatgCCCATAACAGTAACCAATATAGACAATATAAAAGTTCCTTAACAAGTTATATAAAGTGATAAAtggctaaaataataataaaaaaaatcataatcgtTGTAAAATACATCTTCATCCACCTAcagcctttttaaatttataaacagctAAATTTAGCAAACTAAAATTGCTTTGCAACAATTTAtgcaatagaatttatatatatttaaatatatatcttgaaaTTGATCTGCATTTTGGAAATATCAATAATAGttagaaaacttttgaaatattgcaatatcatataatttatcatgtgatttaaattgaaatctcTCTGATTGGAAATGAACTGTTCTAGTTAATCTAATGCTGTGCACTAGAAGTGAGAACTAAAGTAAGGAATTAGAGACGGGCTGTAGGGGAAGCAGGAAGTCAATCTTGGCAAACAGACAGGGCCTCTTCACGCTCTTGAAGAAGCTCATCACCCGTAACCTTCATCTTAGTCTGAGAGAAATCGTTGATTTGTAAACCTTGAACAATCTTCCATTTGCGATCTGGTCCGATGGTGACAGGGAAGCTGTAAATGACATCAGGAGGAGTGCCATATGATCCATCAGAAATCACACCCATAGAAACAAATTTACCCTGCAAGAAAgttgcatcattttattttaaaaataacagaatttacataaaaaaggAAATCAGTGTGTTAAAACCCAgactcatttattttaaaaacagagacaaattttctttttcgattatcTTGAACTGTTCAATTAATATCTTAACTGTtcaataaaggatattttttctaGCAAactatttagattaaaataaaccaaaaataataacaccattttataaattgaaaatgatataaatatttaaatagtattataaGCAATTAAGTCTTCAAATGCAAGTATTTCttgaaaatagcaaaattaaataatgaatcagCAGGGGTAAATATTAGCGATCAAAAATTTAACAACTttgattaataattgatattaaatgtttaatactaTTCATATACCAgtcatgaaaattaataaatatagacTTTTTTCATTAACATACCTCTGAGGTGCCAGCAAACCAATCCCTCATATGATCACAAGCAGCTTTAGCTGCAGACATGGCACTAGACAATTTCCTTGCAGCAATCACAGCAGCTCCTCTCTTTTGAActgtctatatatataaaaaaagcaggaaacttttaagaaatctgaattattttttaagaacagttctgcttcaatttttttaaagacttaagTGTAAAAACTTACTGTAATAAAATCGCCTTGTAAATAAGCATCATCTTTAACAGCATCAGGAACACTGCTTACTGAACCATTAATATTAACAACAGCATGAGAAACATCAGGGTACTGAGTGGATGAATGGTTTCCCCAAATAATAATGTTTGCAACATTACTAACATTAACTTTGAGCAGATTtgcaatctaaaaataataataatatgtaagcaatttttatagaataagtaTATCACTTAAGATGTCAGGTTCATGCAGAATGAATTATGTAGCTATccctttctttcaaaaataaaaattcctttacaattttcaacaagaattattcaaaagaaatcttgctcatctattaatttattcaaataaaatcgctttcaaaacattttcacaaGTAACAAATCATTTCAAATCCCATATAAACAACTTTAGCAACATTacaaagtaatttcaaattaataataaactgaacAACATCTAACATTCAGgtatatcaattttttcaaacttcttgAGATAACTGCAATTCAAACCTAATCAATCATAAATAATACTTGCATACTTTTCTAACCAACTTATATATACTCTCCAGATGGCACATgcaaaagggaaaaaagaaaaatcttaaatcttCTTGAAAGTCAATGATAGCATTTTCATCAGATATATTCTCTCTAAATTCTACATGCAAAatgtataactttaaaaaaaaaaaccaataatatTAATTCGAAGACATATCACCAAACTCATTAATCAGTCACCAAAAACATTATCAACCCGAAAGAAATGCTTGAATTCTGAAGCTTATTCATAAAAAGCCATTGTGCTTTACTTAGTTAGGATCcctatctttttttaatatattatttatttttttacaaatttaagcaggttatatataaaatttttaatattataaagataatatcAATCAGAAGTCTGAAAGAAATacgggaaataaatttttaaataacttacttGAGAAGTAGCTCTATTTTGATCGAGTCTGGTCATTGCAGTGAAATTCTCCCTAGGTATGGAAGGTGCatatttactgcaaattaaagcATTTGTGTTTGCTGGATTTCCAACAACTAATACCTAaagttttatgaaagaaaaaaaaaattaaaactaaaaagaacTTGTGGTAAATTAATATACAAGAATGAAATTTCCAACTTGTGAGCATCTCATATTCATATGTATTTTGAggtaatacataaataataattttcccatAACAATGtaattatcacaaatattttcatatttagttcttaaaaattatgttcaaatagttaaataagtaattaaataatatgaaggtttcttatttgaaatttctctttaactacattttaattgaagaacaatttaatttttaaggatttacaagttttaaaaaatagctttcaattacttatcttcaataaaaataataaattcatttacatttgactaacttttaaaaataaaaaaaaaatcagatattataatttatattatatattaatttacaatatcAACATTTCCCCCTCCCCCAAAGTAATAGCAGAAAGTTGGTAGCaccaatatattaataacttttacaaATATACAGTTAGAACTTAGTTATATATTAAACCACACAAATTATCTTTTCACATCATAAAAAAAGGCTGAAAAATTGTCcctatgtatttattttcacattctaaaatttcacattgagtttttttttaattattaaaaaaaattctaaatttaatcaaGTTAGGAACATAAATACAACTGTTTCAATTAAAAACAGAGAAATTTATGCGTATAAGTTTAATTCTCTATAAACAAGTTTGTTGGAGAAAAACTaaaaacatacatatattttcctttattattagtatagactTATGTTTCTCTGGAATACATTAATACATGTGAATAAagtataaagtttttaaacacaattttcagTCCCATGCTCGTTTTGTAACATGCCCCTCCCCCCTTcatgcaataaaaacaaatatttagtgTTATTTATAACTTCTGTTCAACTGCAGTTGCTTTACGacattacataattttgaaaaatatattattttcttcgaaaaaaatctttacatagAGTGGGCAAATCTCTgaaaaacattagaattttctgaaatacaaattgAAAAGCTATCATATGCAATAAGATACTTCTTTTGAAGTTTAACAGAACCTATCGACCTTAAATGTTGATGGGAAATATATTTCCTATGTCACAAGCAATTACCAACATGTGgacttatttacaaaaaataataacatctaaacagagaaaaacaaatatacattttagatggtTTTATTCAATGAATCTGATGCATATACAGACCTGCTTTCAAGCTAATGTGAATATGCCTTACTTTATTATAAAtggctaaaatataaaattttgtgattttgaaatattaatcaatattaaaagaataaaaaaatttaataccttcacaatttcactattttttcctAACATCTATAAAGTGATTATGAAtcattctattatatatatatatataccttttaattatatagtatatatagttACATACCTTAACATCTTTCTTTGCATATTGATCTAGAGCTTTTCCttgacttttgaaaattttaacatttgcagCTAATAAGTCCTTGCGCTCCATTCCTTCTCGGCGCGGCATTGCACCAACCAAGAAAGCTGCATCAATATCAGAAAATGCTACCTTTTCATCAGCAGTGGGAATTATTTCtagaagataaatatatatatacatatatacacattgaaaaaaaaaaaaaaaacacttaaaagcTCAAAACACAGAGACaactattcagtttttttattgtatttatattgctGTTTATCGGTTGCTAAAATAAAGTTGATCAATGTTCATAGTGTGATAGCATTTgaaaaattagcaatatttaatgttttaaaatgcatgcctggttaaaataaatttataagctaACTAATACTATACAAACTAACTgctatgtaaaaaatttaagattcagcaaatttaaaaaaaccttaaaacCTTTATCTCctcttaaaattcataaaaattaatttctcaatgaTATTAAACTTAATATCCATGCAATTTTTTTCCGATTTTGGacaattactttctttaaaaatctaatttccaATAACAGATAACACTGCTAAACAATTAAAACACGAGTTAAACACAgtgtaattattcaatataagacacaaagaaaatattctcaaccAATATGAATGCTAAGTACATAATAAGTAATGAGAAAACTTATACCCCTGAGAAGAGGAAAAGCACAATCATTCAGCTCCATCACTACACCTTCAAGAACTCCCATCATCTGAGGAATATCGAGCAAATGCAAAGAGAGAGGCTGTAAGTTGAATTTaggattaattaattgaattttgactTAATTTAAGCttgacaataattaatacaaggGCTTTATGTATCAAGTACAGAAATCTTATGTTGCACAACATGTACTAACTCTGACACCTGTATCCTAAATAGTTAACACTTAGAAAATTtccaagcaataaaaaaaagacattttatgcCACTTTGTGCTTTATAATAACTAATATCAAATTGATATGAAATTCTgaattctttctattttcaaaatcatgctactacaataaaataaataaaaaatagcaataatacaTTGTATGAATGAATATTAcactattttatatgaatatctgaaaattaatatCCCAATACAGTTCACTCCTGAGTCTAGCACACTTTGTCTAATGTGGCGGAAgagcaggccggataacaaaaacaCCAGAAAAGCCGGAGTTCTATGAAatcatttctttgtccaccaataccagaatCATTTCTTATTGAGTGCCAACCCACGGTTTATCTCAAGCCATGTAGAATGTGAACATGGCTATGGCCCGGTGAATAACAGAAGCAGTTGTTCGTAACATgcaagttaaaatagaaggctctgtactagTAGTTTACGTATGTTTATATATTGAActgcaagaatttattaaagaaagagtAATTTAAAGGTTataaacaattcatattttagCATGAATCTTGCACACTTCActgtgatatatttaaaaaaacaataagcaTACTCCAAGAAAAATTTGTGAATACTGTAtatactgtgcagttataatcaggaacagcagCAACAATTGAAGTCCATTGCACACTGATAAAACAATGAACAAGCAGAACACTGCTCTTTTCcagtcacaacttgtattttgcacatgaCACTTAAGATGATTGCAATACACGCctgcttccaatgccttggcaatgttgccaattcaatgccttgccttcctcaaTTAATTACAATAAGGAAAACTAGGTCAGATAGTAGTGAGCCAGATACTCGGCAGTGTTCTGTATTCACTTATAGGAAGAtatgttattagaaataatttaacacttaatagtttttaattaatactaattaatggTTTTACATTATTCCGTAAAAatcattacaaagaaaaaaattaatttcctgaattaattttgattttcatttaaaaaaagatgtagaaaaaaaaagctttcatgataaaattcgaaatgaatcaaatttcatgtcAAAAGTATTGTGCTAAAAGAACAAACCTGAACACAGCTTAAGG carries:
- the LOC129984006 gene encoding malate dehydrogenase, cytoplasmic-like, coding for MAKDPIRVLVTGAAGQIAYSLLYSISKGDVFGLDQPLSLHLLDIPQMMGVLEGVVMELNDCAFPLLREIIPTADEKVAFSDIDAAFLVGAMPRREGMERKDLLAANVKIFKSQGKALDQYAKKDVKVLVVGNPANTNALICSKYAPSIPRENFTAMTRLDQNRATSQIANLLKVNVSNVANIIIWGNHSSTQYPDVSHAVVNINGSVSSVPDAVKDDAYLQGDFITTVQKRGAAVIAARKLSSAMSAAKAACDHMRDWFAGTSEGKFVSMGVISDGSYGTPPDVIYSFPVTIGPDRKWKIVQGLQINDFSQTKMKVTGDELLQEREEALSVCQD